A single genomic interval of Antarcticibacterium arcticum harbors:
- the queG gene encoding tRNA epoxyqueuosine(34) reductase QueG, with protein MNPAYKYSQLIKAEARRLGFMSCGISKAGFLEAEAPRLENYLKKGMHGEMHYMENHFDKRLDPTKLVEGSKSVISLLLNYYPHQLQRQDSFKLSKYAYGTDYHFVIKDKLKDLLNYMRTEIGEIEGRAFVDSAPVLDKAWAAKSGLGWIGKNSNLLTKQVGSFYFIAELIVDLDLVYDSPVTDHCGSCTACIDACPTQAIIEPYKVDGSKCISYFTIELKDEIPPNVGGKFEDWMFGCDICQDVCPWNKFSKSHNEPLFDPHPKLLEMDKKEWQEITKETFNEIFKRSAVKRTKFEGLKRNIKFLED; from the coding sequence ATGAACCCGGCTTATAAATATTCCCAACTTATCAAAGCTGAAGCCAGGCGGCTGGGCTTTATGTCCTGTGGAATTTCGAAGGCCGGTTTCCTTGAAGCCGAAGCGCCCCGCCTGGAAAATTACCTGAAAAAGGGCATGCATGGGGAGATGCATTATATGGAAAATCACTTTGATAAACGCCTGGATCCCACAAAACTGGTTGAAGGGTCAAAAAGTGTGATCTCCCTGCTCTTAAATTATTATCCGCATCAACTCCAACGCCAGGATTCCTTTAAGCTGAGCAAATACGCTTACGGTACAGATTATCATTTTGTAATTAAGGATAAGCTCAAAGACCTGCTCAACTATATGCGCACCGAAATAGGGGAGATTGAGGGCCGGGCTTTTGTAGATTCGGCACCTGTTTTGGACAAGGCCTGGGCTGCCAAAAGCGGACTGGGTTGGATTGGGAAAAATTCAAACCTGCTTACCAAACAGGTAGGCTCCTTTTATTTCATTGCGGAATTAATAGTAGACCTGGACCTGGTATATGACAGCCCGGTTACAGATCATTGCGGGAGTTGTACCGCCTGTATAGATGCCTGCCCAACCCAGGCCATTATTGAGCCCTATAAGGTTGATGGCAGCAAATGCATTTCTTACTTTACCATAGAATTAAAGGACGAGATCCCACCCAATGTAGGAGGTAAGTTTGAAGACTGGATGTTTGGTTGTGATATTTGCCAGGATGTATGCCCCTGGAACAAATTTTCAAAATCTCATAACGAGCCATTGTTTGATCCTCACCCGAAACTGTTGGAAATGGATAAAAAGGAATGGCAGGAAATCACGAAGGAAACTTTTAATGAGATCTTTAAAAGATCTGCGGTAAAGCGCACTAAGTTTGAAGGCCTCAAAAGGAATATTAAATTCCTGGAGGATTAA
- a CDS encoding DUF4242 domain-containing protein, with amino-acid sequence MKTYVIEREIPNAGQLSAEELKNISQTSNNVLDEMGEERIEWLESYVTDEKIFCIYKADSKETIAEHAKKGGFPANSIRELHAMINPETGKA; translated from the coding sequence ATGAAAACCTATGTTATTGAACGCGAAATCCCAAATGCCGGACAACTTTCGGCTGAAGAATTGAAAAACATTTCTCAAACTTCCAACAACGTTCTGGATGAAATGGGAGAGGAAAGGATCGAATGGCTTGAAAGCTATGTGACCGACGAGAAGATATTTTGCATTTACAAGGCCGACAGTAAGGAAACCATAGCAGAACATGCCAAAAAAGGCGGTTTTCCGGCAAATTCCATCAGGGAACTCCATGCAATGATAAACCCGGAAACCGGTAAGGCTTAA
- a CDS encoding cytochrome P450, translating into MEKIHIPTVPLLKFYTNALRILKNPLSFHRENFERLGDSFRLNIGNGDPVVFSRDPGFVQYALQKNHKNFTKTTIQTRDMAKYLGKGLLTSDGEHWKKQRKLIQPAFHKKQLLLILGSIDAAIKAELNKIETGKPIDIFPIFNNLAFQTVVKSLFSSAVGEKEIKRLQFITEAAQKMLVKELRQPYLNSWFLRKKNVQKHIGLTREARDLLGEIVDRRKKSGKRENDLLDMLLDARYDNGSAMEAEQLIDEILILFTAGHETTSNSLTFTAQLLARHPEAQQKIAQEINYAKSTSVSIQEIITACPYTKMAIEESMRLYPPAYFIDRVNIEEDEWKGMIIPKGTSLLFSMYEIHRHKDFWDDPEVFKPERFEDPKKYASAYFPFGAGPRMCIGNNFAMYEMILAIGELVDRFEITAPSIPIKIKPLITLKPEKAILTFSTMKSHG; encoded by the coding sequence ATGGAGAAGATACACATACCCACGGTTCCCTTATTAAAGTTTTACACCAACGCGCTTAGGATCTTAAAAAATCCCCTGTCCTTTCACCGGGAAAACTTTGAGCGGTTGGGGGATAGCTTCCGTCTAAATATTGGAAATGGCGACCCCGTGGTCTTTTCCCGCGATCCCGGTTTTGTTCAATATGCCCTTCAAAAAAACCATAAGAACTTTACAAAAACCACCATTCAAACCCGGGATATGGCAAAATACCTGGGCAAAGGATTGCTTACTTCAGATGGGGAGCACTGGAAAAAACAGCGAAAATTAATTCAGCCGGCCTTTCATAAGAAACAATTACTGCTTATTCTGGGGAGTATTGATGCCGCTATTAAGGCTGAATTAAACAAAATTGAAACCGGAAAGCCCATCGACATATTTCCAATTTTCAATAACCTGGCGTTTCAAACGGTAGTAAAATCCCTCTTCAGCAGTGCGGTGGGGGAAAAGGAAATAAAACGCCTTCAGTTTATTACCGAGGCAGCTCAAAAAATGCTGGTGAAGGAATTGCGGCAACCCTATTTGAACAGCTGGTTCCTTCGAAAGAAAAATGTACAAAAGCACATAGGCCTTACCCGGGAAGCCCGCGATTTACTCGGTGAAATTGTTGACCGAAGGAAAAAATCGGGGAAAAGGGAAAACGACCTGTTGGATATGTTGCTGGACGCTAGATATGATAATGGCAGTGCAATGGAGGCAGAGCAGCTCATAGATGAGATCCTTATCCTTTTTACCGCCGGGCATGAGACCACCTCCAATTCTCTAACCTTTACAGCACAATTACTGGCAAGGCATCCTGAAGCGCAACAAAAGATAGCGCAGGAAATAAATTATGCAAAAAGCACCTCTGTTTCCATTCAGGAAATTATAACAGCCTGTCCTTATACCAAAATGGCAATAGAGGAATCTATGAGATTATATCCGCCCGCTTATTTCATAGACCGGGTAAATATTGAAGAGGATGAATGGAAGGGAATGATAATTCCCAAAGGCACCAGTCTCCTGTTCTCCATGTATGAAATTCACCGCCACAAGGATTTTTGGGATGATCCCGAAGTTTTCAAACCCGAAAGGTTTGAAGATCCTAAGAAATATGCCTCTGCCTATTTTCCTTTTGGTGCCGGCCCCCGTATGTGCATAGGCAATAATTTTGCGATGTATGAAATGATCCTGGCAATTGGTGAACTTGTAGACCGGTTTGAGATCACCGCGCCCTCCATCCCAATAAAAATCAAACCTCTTATTACATTAAAACCCGAAAAGGCAATTTTGACGTTTTCCACCATGAAAAGCCATGGATAA
- the ruvB gene encoding Holliday junction branch migration DNA helicase RuvB, which translates to MNDNLDPTGENFSSEELDIERALRPLSFDDFAGQDQVLENLKVFVKAANLRGEALDHTLFHGPPGLGKTTLAHILANELQVGIKVTSGPVIDKPGDLAGLLTNLEERDVLFIDEIHRLSPIVEEYLYSAMEDYKIDIMIESGPNARTVQINLNPFTLIGATTRSGLLTAPMRARFGISSRLQYYTTELLSGIIERSAEILKVPISLDAAIEIAGRSRGTPRIANALLRRVRDFAQIKGTGNIDMEIARYSLKALNVDAHGLDEMDNKILTTIIDKFKGGPVGLSTLATAVSENAETIEEVYEPFLIQQGFIYRTPRGREVTELAYRHLGRIKGNNQGGLF; encoded by the coding sequence ATGAACGATAACCTGGATCCCACCGGTGAGAATTTTTCTTCAGAAGAACTGGATATAGAAAGAGCCTTGCGCCCCCTTTCCTTTGATGATTTTGCAGGACAGGACCAGGTGCTGGAAAATCTCAAGGTTTTTGTTAAAGCGGCCAACCTTAGAGGTGAGGCCCTGGATCATACCTTGTTTCACGGTCCTCCGGGACTGGGGAAAACCACCCTTGCCCATATTCTTGCCAATGAGTTACAGGTGGGAATTAAAGTTACCTCCGGGCCCGTGATTGACAAACCCGGGGACCTGGCGGGATTGCTTACCAACCTTGAAGAGCGGGATGTGCTGTTTATTGATGAAATTCACCGTTTGAGTCCTATTGTAGAGGAATATCTTTATTCGGCTATGGAGGATTACAAGATCGATATTATGATCGAGTCAGGGCCCAATGCCCGTACCGTCCAGATCAATCTAAACCCCTTTACCCTGATAGGTGCCACCACCCGTTCGGGATTGCTTACTGCGCCTATGAGGGCCCGTTTTGGGATCTCTAGCAGGTTGCAGTATTACACCACAGAACTTCTTTCAGGCATCATTGAAAGGAGTGCGGAGATCTTAAAAGTTCCTATCTCCCTTGATGCAGCCATTGAAATTGCCGGGAGGAGCAGGGGAACACCGCGTATTGCAAATGCGCTGCTACGCCGCGTACGCGATTTTGCACAAATAAAAGGTACTGGAAATATTGACATGGAAATTGCCCGTTACAGCCTTAAAGCCCTGAATGTGGATGCACATGGCCTGGATGAAATGGACAATAAGATCCTTACAACTATTATAGATAAATTTAAGGGAGGTCCTGTAGGCTTGTCTACCCTGGCCACTGCTGTTAGTGAAAATGCCGAAACTATTGAGGAGGTGTATGAACCCTTTTTGATCCAGCAGGGATTTATTTATCGCACCCCCCGTGGGCGGGAAGTGACCGAGCTTGCTTACCGGCACCTGGGAAGAATAAAAGGGAATAATCAGGGAGGCCTCTTTTAA
- a CDS encoding cytochrome c oxidase subunit I, translating to MSAVGHTAIDHSHDAHDDHGHHHKETFITKYIFSTDHKMIAKQYLITGILMGVVGIMMSVLFRMQLAWPGESFWLFETLLGKWAPDGVMTPEIYLALVTIHGTIMVFFVLTAGLSGTFSNLLIPLQIGARDMASGFLNMISYWLFFLSSIIMLSSLFVEAGPASAGWTIYPPLSALPEAIGGSGMGMTLWLVSMAIFIASSLMGSLNYIVTTINLRTQGMSMTRLPLTIWAFFVTAIIGVVSFPVLLSAALMLIMDRSFGTSFFLSDIYLKGEVLAHQGGSPVLFEHLFWFLGHPEVYIVILPAMGIVSEILATNARKPIFGYRAMVASILAIAFLSTIVWGHHMFVSGMNPFLGSVFTFTTLLIAIPSAVKAFNWITTLWKGNLQMNPAMLFSIGFVSTFITGGLTGIILGDSTLDINVHDTYFVIAHFHLVMGISALYGLLAGVYHWFPKMWGRMMNKNLGYIHFWITSIGAYGVFFPMHFIGMAGLPRRYYNNTSFPYFDDLADVNVLITIFALITAAVQVVFLYNFFSSMFFGKRAVQNPWNSNTLEWTTPVEHIHGNWPGAIPHVYRWSYDYSKTNENGEYVIAGQDFVPQNVPLQEGEEELNH from the coding sequence ATGTCAGCAGTAGGACACACAGCAATAGATCACTCACATGATGCACATGATGATCACGGGCATCACCATAAGGAGACTTTCATAACAAAATACATCTTCAGTACAGATCATAAGATGATTGCCAAGCAATATCTTATAACCGGTATCCTGATGGGTGTGGTAGGTATTATGATGTCGGTTTTATTCAGGATGCAGCTTGCCTGGCCGGGGGAATCCTTCTGGTTGTTTGAAACGCTTCTTGGAAAATGGGCGCCAGATGGTGTTATGACTCCGGAGATATATCTTGCCCTGGTAACCATTCACGGTACTATCATGGTATTCTTCGTTTTAACCGCAGGTTTGAGTGGTACCTTTAGTAACCTTCTTATTCCCCTTCAAATTGGTGCAAGGGATATGGCATCAGGATTTTTGAATATGATCTCTTACTGGTTGTTTTTCCTTTCCAGTATTATAATGTTGAGCTCTTTATTTGTGGAAGCGGGGCCTGCATCGGCAGGATGGACCATCTATCCTCCCTTAAGTGCTTTGCCTGAGGCTATAGGAGGTTCGGGAATGGGAATGACGCTTTGGCTGGTTTCCATGGCAATTTTTATCGCCTCTTCCCTTATGGGGTCGCTTAACTATATAGTTACCACTATTAACCTTAGAACCCAGGGTATGTCTATGACAAGGCTTCCGCTTACTATCTGGGCCTTCTTTGTTACAGCTATTATCGGGGTGGTTTCATTCCCGGTATTACTTTCAGCAGCATTAATGCTTATAATGGACAGGAGTTTTGGTACTTCTTTCTTCTTAAGTGATATTTATCTAAAAGGAGAAGTTTTGGCGCATCAGGGAGGTTCACCGGTATTGTTTGAACACCTTTTCTGGTTCCTTGGCCACCCGGAAGTTTATATTGTAATTCTTCCTGCCATGGGGATCGTTTCAGAGATCCTGGCTACCAATGCCCGTAAACCTATTTTTGGGTACCGTGCGATGGTTGCCTCTATTCTTGCGATCGCCTTCCTTTCCACCATTGTTTGGGGACACCATATGTTTGTATCGGGGATGAACCCGTTCCTTGGATCGGTATTTACCTTTACAACTTTATTGATCGCAATCCCATCTGCAGTAAAAGCTTTTAACTGGATCACCACGCTCTGGAAAGGGAATTTGCAAATGAATCCTGCGATGCTTTTCTCTATTGGTTTCGTATCTACTTTTATTACCGGAGGACTTACCGGGATCATCCTGGGAGATTCAACCCTTGATATCAATGTACACGATACTTACTTTGTAATTGCCCACTTCCACCTTGTAATGGGTATTTCTGCCCTTTACGGTTTGTTGGCAGGGGTTTACCACTGGTTCCCAAAGATGTGGGGCCGTATGATGAACAAGAATCTTGGGTATATCCATTTCTGGATCACTTCGATTGGTGCTTACGGGGTTTTCTTCCCAATGCATTTTATTGGAATGGCAGGATTACCAAGACGTTACTATAACAACACCTCGTTCCCGTATTTTGATGACCTTGCAGATGTGAACGTATTGATCACCATTTTTGCCTTGATAACGGCAGCGGTACAGGTGGTATTCCTTTACAATTTCTTTAGCTCTATGTTCTTTGGAAAACGTGCTGTTCAAAACCCATGGAACTCCAATACGCTTGAATGGACAACTCCGGTTGAACATATTCATGGAAACTGGCCGGGTGCAATTCCACACGTATACCGTTGGTCCTATGACTATAGCAAGACCAATGAGAATGGAGAATATGTTATTGCAGGACAGGATTTCGTCCCTCAGAACGTACCACTTCAGGAAGGTGAGGAAGAACTCAACCATTAG
- a CDS encoding cytochrome c oxidase subunit II, with product MTVFLIIIVVALFAITIWQLTKIFQLSRDAGSIDSSGVANDRDNRMQGNLMLAFGIAFYIFMFYNFWAYTNRALPAASSEHGSEYDTLLLISMAVIMFVQIITQGLLHYFSYKYKGRKGQKALFFADNDKLEFIWTIIPVIVLAGLIIYGLFTWSSIMNIDEENGDPLVIEIYAKQFSWEARYAGEDNTLGKANVRFIQDANTIGLDVSDSYGEDDKITTELHLPVNRPVIFKFRSQDVLHSAYFPHFRAQMNVVPGMTTQFSFTPTVTTEEIRKTEYMTEKMGRIKEIRKERSDAGEGDMADYDEFDYYLLCNKICGIAHYNMQMKIVVESEEEFNSWIAGQRTFGAMMESQQEQAPAQTQEVQETEVVAQVQN from the coding sequence ATGACAGTATTTTTAATCATTATAGTAGTAGCCCTCTTTGCGATAACCATCTGGCAATTGACAAAGATCTTCCAGTTATCCAGGGATGCGGGTTCTATAGATTCTTCGGGAGTGGCAAATGACAGGGATAACAGGATGCAGGGAAACCTGATGCTGGCTTTCGGGATCGCCTTCTATATCTTTATGTTTTACAATTTCTGGGCGTATACCAACAGGGCATTACCTGCGGCTTCCTCAGAACACGGAAGTGAATATGATACATTGCTGCTTATCTCCATGGCGGTTATTATGTTTGTGCAAATAATTACCCAGGGATTACTTCATTATTTCTCCTATAAGTATAAAGGTAGAAAAGGTCAAAAGGCATTGTTCTTTGCCGATAATGATAAACTTGAATTCATCTGGACTATCATTCCCGTGATCGTACTTGCAGGATTGATCATTTATGGTCTTTTTACCTGGTCCAGCATCATGAATATTGATGAAGAAAACGGTGATCCTTTGGTGATCGAGATCTATGCAAAACAGTTTAGCTGGGAAGCCAGGTATGCCGGTGAAGATAATACCCTTGGAAAAGCAAACGTTAGATTTATTCAGGATGCAAATACTATAGGTCTTGATGTAAGTGATTCTTATGGGGAAGATGACAAGATCACTACTGAGCTTCACTTGCCGGTTAACCGTCCCGTGATCTTCAAGTTCAGGTCACAGGATGTATTACACTCGGCTTATTTCCCACATTTCAGGGCGCAAATGAACGTTGTTCCCGGGATGACAACACAGTTTTCTTTTACTCCCACCGTAACTACTGAAGAAATAAGGAAAACTGAGTATATGACTGAAAAAATGGGTCGTATAAAGGAAATAAGAAAAGAACGCAGCGATGCGGGAGAAGGCGATATGGCCGATTATGATGAATTTGACTACTATTTGTTGTGTAACAAGATTTGTGGTATAGCACATTACAACATGCAAATGAAGATAGTGGTAGAGAGTGAAGAAGAGTTCAATTCCTGGATCGCAGGACAAAGAACTTTTGGTGCAATGATGGAATCACAACAGGAGCAGGCTCCTGCACAAACCCAGGAAGTTCAGGAAACAGAGGTTGTGGCTCAGGTTCAAAATTAA
- a CDS encoding quinol:cytochrome C oxidoreductase, which yields MYTLSSKLKLFSIILMAVGLIGLAIGFIVAPSTIEEVKEMVASQDGHGETHTPAEQLKSDLAEDPDSGMEFVPSEHEIQTERTDEHRTELGTDAEDHENEHYEHLLHQLQNKPWAALYVAAFFFFMIPLGVLVFYAIQYAAQAGWSPVLFRVMEGITSYLLPGGIIVFVLLVLSGLHLNHLFIWMDPEVVENDAIIRNKSGFLNVPFFLIRAAIYIAGWAIFRHFLVKNSHRLDEAEPNDLYYFKKNFKLAAGFLVFFIVTESMMSWDWIMSLDPHWFSTLFGWYVFASMFVSGITMIALVSIYLKSRGYLPFVNDSHIHDLAKFMFGISIFWTYLWFSQFMLIWYSNIPEEVTYFVTRIEDYGILFFGMVVLNFLFPVLLLMNSDFKRVNWFVVMTGLVILFGHYIDIYVMVMPATVGESWFIGLPEISALLFFTGLFIFVVFSSLTKSPLLVKRNPFLKESEHFHY from the coding sequence ATGTACACGCTATCCAGTAAATTAAAATTATTTTCTATTATCCTTATGGCGGTGGGTCTTATAGGATTAGCCATAGGATTTATAGTCGCCCCTTCTACTATAGAAGAGGTTAAAGAAATGGTAGCTTCTCAGGATGGCCATGGAGAAACCCATACCCCTGCTGAACAGCTTAAAAGCGATCTTGCCGAAGATCCGGATTCAGGAATGGAGTTTGTTCCTTCTGAACATGAGATCCAAACTGAGCGTACAGATGAGCACCGTACAGAATTGGGGACAGATGCAGAAGATCACGAAAATGAACATTACGAGCATTTGCTGCACCAGTTACAAAACAAGCCATGGGCTGCCCTTTATGTAGCCGCATTCTTCTTCTTTATGATCCCGTTGGGTGTATTGGTATTTTACGCAATTCAATACGCGGCGCAGGCAGGATGGTCTCCGGTATTATTTCGTGTGATGGAAGGTATTACTTCTTATTTGTTACCCGGAGGTATTATTGTATTCGTATTGCTTGTATTATCTGGTCTTCATTTAAACCACCTGTTCATTTGGATGGACCCCGAAGTTGTTGAAAATGATGCCATCATTAGAAACAAAAGCGGCTTTTTAAATGTTCCTTTCTTTTTAATACGGGCTGCAATTTATATAGCAGGTTGGGCAATTTTCAGGCATTTCCTTGTGAAGAATTCTCACAGGCTGGATGAGGCTGAACCAAATGATCTTTATTATTTCAAAAAGAACTTTAAACTTGCAGCTGGATTTCTTGTTTTCTTTATAGTAACAGAATCTATGATGTCCTGGGACTGGATTATGAGCCTTGACCCCCACTGGTTTAGTACCTTATTTGGATGGTATGTATTTGCAAGTATGTTCGTTTCAGGGATCACTATGATCGCGTTGGTGTCCATTTACCTTAAATCAAGGGGATATTTACCTTTTGTAAACGATAGTCATATACACGATTTGGCAAAATTTATGTTCGGGATAAGTATTTTTTGGACATATCTTTGGTTCTCCCAATTCATGCTAATATGGTATTCCAACATTCCCGAAGAAGTAACCTATTTTGTAACAAGAATTGAAGATTATGGAATTCTTTTCTTTGGAATGGTAGTGTTGAATTTCCTTTTTCCGGTGCTGTTATTAATGAACAGTGATTTTAAACGTGTAAACTGGTTTGTTGTAATGACAGGTCTGGTGATCCTGTTTGGCCACTATATTGATATTTATGTGATGGTAATGCCGGCAACTGTTGGAGAATCCTGGTTCATTGGACTCCCGGAAATAAGCGCCTTACTTTTCTTCACAGGATTGTTTATTTTTGTGGTTTTCAGTTCTCTTACCAAATCCCCTCTTTTGGTAAAAAGGAATCCATTTTTAAAGGAAAGTGAACATTTTCATTATTAA
- a CDS encoding c-type cytochrome, whose protein sequence is MKSLFNKYILVLLALTMVSCFNDSRPNYQYFPDMYEPVPYEPYGEYEIFPGGQSARLPVEGTVPRGWKPYEYENNPEGSQAAKAQLTNPLPYTEKNLAAGKALYTIYCATCHGDKGDGQGTLVQREKILGIPSYDDAGRDITEGSVYHVMYYGLNAMGSYASQTSTEERWLIDHYVMKLKSDLQGNPERAFEADTLQNAQNLIPAVNAEGDMVPGDETSTDEAQENQNEE, encoded by the coding sequence ATGAAAAGTTTATTTAATAAATATATACTGGTTCTGTTGGCATTGACAATGGTTTCCTGTTTCAATGATTCCCGTCCCAACTATCAGTATTTTCCCGATATGTATGAGCCGGTTCCTTATGAGCCTTATGGCGAATACGAAATTTTTCCCGGTGGCCAGTCGGCAAGACTACCTGTGGAAGGAACAGTTCCAAGAGGATGGAAGCCTTATGAATATGAAAACAATCCTGAAGGCTCCCAGGCTGCGAAGGCACAGTTAACAAATCCGTTGCCGTATACAGAGAAAAACCTGGCAGCAGGAAAGGCGCTTTATACTATATATTGTGCTACCTGTCATGGTGATAAAGGAGATGGACAGGGTACATTGGTACAGCGTGAAAAGATCCTTGGTATTCCTAGTTATGATGATGCTGGACGAGATATTACTGAAGGGAGTGTTTATCACGTAATGTATTACGGGTTGAACGCAATGGGGTCCTATGCTTCTCAAACTTCTACTGAAGAAAGATGGCTTATAGATCATTATGTAATGAAACTTAAAAGTGACCTGCAGGGAAATCCTGAAAGAGCCTTTGAAGCTGATACTTTGCAAAACGCCCAAAATCTTATCCCGGCCGTAAATGCCGAGGGAGATATGGTACCTGGTGATGAAACTTCAACAGACGAAGCGCAGGAAAATCAAAACGAAGAATAA
- a CDS encoding DUF3341 domain-containing protein, translating to MASKVIHALYTDDDLLLQAVRQVREARYHIGEIYTPFPVHGLDKAMGLEPTRLAITSFIYGVVGFTVSIVMMNYIMIQDWPMDIGGKPSFSFLENMPAFVPIMFELTVFFAAHLMVITFYLRSRLWPFKVAENPDVRTTDDHFLMEIEVANHNTEDLTDFLYKTGASEIVLIDNK from the coding sequence ATGGCATCTAAAGTTATACACGCTCTTTATACCGATGACGACTTGCTGTTACAGGCTGTAAGACAGGTTCGTGAAGCCCGTTATCATATTGGGGAAATATACACCCCATTCCCGGTGCACGGTTTGGATAAGGCTATGGGCCTTGAACCAACCAGGTTGGCTATCACTTCCTTTATATATGGGGTGGTTGGGTTCACAGTATCTATTGTCATGATGAATTATATAATGATCCAGGACTGGCCAATGGATATTGGGGGGAAACCAAGTTTTTCCTTCCTTGAAAACATGCCGGCTTTTGTGCCTATTATGTTTGAATTAACGGTTTTCTTTGCAGCCCACTTAATGGTGATCACATTTTATCTTAGAAGTAGATTGTGGCCTTTTAAAGTTGCTGAAAATCCTGATGTAAGGACAACAGATGACCATTTTTTAATGGAAATAGAGGTAGCTAACCATAATACAGAAGATCTTACAGATTTCCTTTACAAAACAGGAGCTTCTGAAATTGTATTAATTGATAACAAATAA